The following proteins are encoded in a genomic region of candidate division WOR-3 bacterium:
- a CDS encoding tetratricopeptide repeat protein produces MKKIKKEDYDDLLETGQFYLLNKNYKEAIEVFKKALTIKEDYLIYYQLGLAYEGLNEVDKAREMYRKSLELKPDFDEANKRLDELVKE; encoded by the coding sequence ATGAAAAAGATAAAGAAAGAAGATTACGATGACCTGCTGGAAACAGGTCAATTCTATCTTTTAAACAAAAATTACAAGGAAGCGATAGAAGTTTTCAAAAAGGCATTAACAATTAAAGAAGATTACCTTATTTATTATCAATTAGGGCTTGCCTATGAAGGTTTAAACGAAGTTGATAAGGCAAGGGAGATGTATCGGAAAAGTTTGGAATTAAAACCCGATTTTGATGAAGCCAATAAAAGGCTTGATGAATTAGTAAAAGAGTGA
- the amrB gene encoding AmmeMemoRadiSam system protein B: MIRKPCVSGQFYPSDKIELEKDIKTYLNLAKVSEIKDKIIGVISPHAGYPYSGKVAAHSYKVIKDLEVNTIILLGPSHQASFTGFALYGDGSWQTPLGEVMIDEEIAKELKERCPYVKDLKEAHNYEHSLEVQIPFLQVIYKDFKIVPIMALFPKYEECENLAKAISEVIKNSKKKIIFLVSSDLYHGYSYQECVRTDKQTLNYIEKMEPKVFYEALLREEIQACGGFPILIGILIAKNLSPKAKAITLNYTNSNDVMGIKTGYCVGYGSVVFVIPKEEKKEENLKAEEFELKLNEDEKKELLTIARKTLENYLNNKKIPDFKITSENLKKRYGVFVTLNKFGELRGCIGYIEGIKPLYEGVIDNAINAALRDPRFPPVSLKELKDIKIEITILSPLKKIDDINKIVVGKHGIFIKKGFYQGLLLPQVATEYGWDRETFLKHTCLKAGLNPDAYKDKDTEIYIFEGLIINEEEIKE, from the coding sequence ATGATTAGAAAACCTTGTGTTAGTGGTCAATTTTATCCGAGTGATAAAATTGAATTAGAAAAAGATATTAAAACCTATCTCAATCTGGCAAAGGTTTCCGAAATAAAAGATAAGATTATTGGTGTAATCTCACCCCATGCTGGTTATCCCTATTCGGGTAAAGTGGCTGCCCATTCTTATAAAGTTATTAAAGACTTAGAAGTGAACACAATTATTCTCTTGGGTCCTTCTCATCAAGCAAGTTTTACTGGTTTTGCCTTATACGGAGATGGTTCTTGGCAGACACCATTAGGTGAAGTTATGATTGATGAAGAGATAGCAAAAGAGTTGAAAGAGAGATGTCCCTATGTGAAAGATTTAAAAGAGGCACATAATTACGAACATTCCTTAGAGGTCCAGATTCCTTTCTTACAAGTAATTTATAAAGATTTCAAGATTGTGCCGATAATGGCTCTTTTTCCGAAATATGAAGAGTGTGAAAATCTGGCTAAGGCAATCAGCGAAGTAATAAAAAATTCTAAAAAGAAAATAATCTTTCTTGTCTCCTCTGATTTGTATCATGGCTATTCTTACCAAGAATGTGTGCGAACTGATAAACAGACATTAAATTATATTGAAAAAATGGAACCAAAAGTTTTTTACGAAGCCTTATTAAGAGAAGAGATTCAAGCGTGCGGTGGTTTCCCTATTCTTATTGGTATTTTAATTGCCAAAAATCTTTCTCCAAAAGCAAAGGCAATTACTTTAAATTATACCAATTCCAATGATGTAATGGGAATAAAAACTGGTTATTGTGTAGGTTATGGTTCAGTAGTTTTTGTTATTCCGAAGGAAGAGAAAAAAGAAGAAAATTTAAAGGCAGAAGAGTTTGAATTAAAACTGAATGAAGATGAGAAAAAGGAGTTATTAACTATTGCTCGGAAAACCTTAGAAAATTACCTTAATAATAAAAAGATACCAGATTTTAAAATAACTTCGGAGAATCTAAAAAAGAGATACGGTGTTTTTGTTACCTTAAATAAGTTTGGTGAACTTAGAGGCTGTATTGGTTATATTGAAGGAATAAAGCCATTATACGAAGGAGTGATTGATAACGCAATAAATGCGGCATTAAGAGACCCAAGGTTTCCGCCAGTTAGTTTAAAAGAGTTAAAAGATATTAAAATTGAGATTACCATTCTTTCGCCATTGAAAAAGATAGATGATATTAATAAGATTGTTGTTGGTAAACACGGAATATTTATTAAAAAAGGTTTTTATCAAGGTCTGCTTTTACCTCAAGTTGCCACGGAATATGGTTGGGATCGAGAAACTTTTTTAAAACATACCTGTCTAAAAGCCGGTCTCAACCCGGATGCCTATAAAGACAAGGATACCGAAATTTACATCTTTGAAGGCTTAATTATTAATGAAGAAGAAATTAAGGAATAA
- a CDS encoding DUF6754 domain-containing protein, giving the protein MYFLLFIFLCQFNYFEYIKGYDTPSDEGGSISLEWQIKEEFISQENPIKFFEIYRSEKQDTLFENVGFVLSQYNYYEDKGLKDNKEYYYQIWAIRERDTLKSEIIGPIIARPQWFNKNRLNVLVITIILFVVFLYYIEKARKGEKLFVRKISGLDAIDDAVGRATEMGRPILFSFGLGFITDVVTIAALSILSKIAKKAAEYGTRLIIPNYDPIVMTAAQETVKEAYLEAGRPDLYKEGDITYLTSDQFGYAAGCDGIIMREKPGAIFWQGYFFAESLILAETGHAVGAIQIAGTTAITQLPFFIAACDYTLIGEEMFAASCYLKPEPQMLGSLKGEDFLKAIILIILVISVGIATLSVLFKNIEPIYQFIKNIFTVL; this is encoded by the coding sequence ATGTATTTTCTTTTGTTTATTTTTCTTTGCCAATTTAATTATTTTGAATATATAAAAGGTTATGATACGCCATCGGATGAAGGTGGTAGTATCAGTTTAGAATGGCAGATAAAAGAAGAATTTATCTCGCAAGAAAATCCCATAAAATTTTTTGAGATATATCGAAGCGAAAAGCAAGATACTCTTTTTGAAAATGTTGGTTTTGTTTTGTCTCAATATAATTATTACGAAGATAAAGGATTAAAAGATAATAAAGAGTATTACTATCAAATCTGGGCAATAAGAGAAAGGGATACATTAAAATCAGAAATAATTGGTCCGATAATCGCTCGACCCCAATGGTTTAATAAGAATCGATTAAATGTCTTGGTTATTACAATTATTTTATTTGTTGTCTTTTTATATTATATTGAAAAGGCAAGAAAGGGCGAGAAATTATTTGTAAGAAAGATTAGCGGTCTTGATGCGATTGATGATGCTGTTGGTAGGGCAACGGAAATGGGGAGACCAATCCTCTTTTCTTTTGGTCTTGGTTTTATTACTGATGTGGTTACAATTGCTGCCTTATCAATATTATCTAAGATTGCTAAAAAGGCAGCTGAATACGGTACAAGGCTAATTATTCCTAACTATGACCCAATTGTGATGACTGCTGCTCAAGAAACAGTAAAAGAGGCATATTTAGAGGCAGGTAGACCTGATCTTTATAAAGAAGGTGATATTACTTATTTAACTTCTGACCAGTTTGGTTATGCGGCAGGTTGTGACGGAATAATTATGAGAGAAAAGCCAGGAGCTATATTCTGGCAGGGATATTTCTTTGCTGAATCTTTAATCTTGGCAGAAACTGGTCACGCAGTTGGTGCTATCCAAATTGCCGGTACAACCGCCATAACCCAATTGCCTTTCTTTATTGCTGCCTGTGATTATACTCTAATTGGTGAAGAGATGTTTGCTGCCTCTTGCTATTTAAAACCTGAACCGCAAATGCTTGGCTCATTAAAAGGTGAAGATTTCCTAAAAGCAATTATTTTAATAATCTTAGTAATCTCAGTAGGTATTGCTACTTTATCCGTTTTATTTAAAAACATAGAACCGATTTATCAATTTATTAAAAATATCTTTACGGTGCTATGA
- the aspS gene encoding aspartate--tRNA(Asn) ligase, protein MKRVLVKDLAKYLNKEVLIYGWIEGIRKLGKLKFFIIRDRSGQIQGVCDKEIENLDKLEKASVVKIFGKVKEEAQAPKGMEVLIEKVEILNLPKANLPFEYYRDLSLLNLKLDMILDYRPLSLRNIKIGNIFRIQAGIVKAFRNFLEKQDFLEVHTPKIVSSGTEGGSQLFKVEYFDRVAYLAQSPQFYKQMLVGAGFERVYEVGFVYRAEDHETSRHLNEYLSLDLEMGFIEDENDVMDLEVKFLKYLFKYLKKEYGEILKEYNVELEEIKEIPRIPFYEAKEILKREYQKEFLGNDLTPEEERLLCDYSLNKYGTNFVFITKFPRIIRPFYTMPDKNSDYSRGFDLLYKGMEVTTGSQRIHDYDMLFESIRHFGYNPENFKFYLEIFKYGMPPHGGLAIGAERLTCQILNLKNIREASLFPRDRYRLVP, encoded by the coding sequence ATGAAGCGAGTTTTGGTTAAAGATCTGGCAAAATATTTGAATAAAGAGGTTTTAATTTATGGCTGGATTGAAGGAATAAGAAAACTTGGTAAGTTGAAGTTTTTTATTATCAGGGATAGAAGTGGCCAGATTCAAGGAGTTTGTGATAAGGAGATTGAGAATTTGGATAAATTGGAAAAGGCTTCGGTTGTTAAGATTTTTGGTAAGGTAAAAGAAGAGGCACAAGCACCAAAAGGAATGGAGGTTTTGATTGAGAAGGTTGAGATTTTGAATCTACCAAAGGCAAATTTACCTTTTGAATATTATCGCGATCTATCCCTTTTGAATTTAAAGTTAGATATGATTTTAGATTATCGGCCATTAAGTTTGAGAAACATTAAAATAGGTAATATTTTTAGAATCCAAGCCGGAATAGTGAAGGCTTTTAGAAATTTTTTAGAGAAACAGGATTTCTTAGAGGTCCATACTCCGAAAATAGTTTCTTCCGGAACTGAGGGTGGTAGTCAACTTTTCAAAGTAGAGTATTTTGATCGTGTTGCCTATCTTGCCCAAAGTCCCCAGTTTTATAAACAGATGCTTGTGGGTGCTGGTTTTGAAAGGGTTTATGAGGTTGGTTTTGTCTATCGGGCAGAAGATCACGAAACTTCACGTCATTTAAATGAATATCTCTCTTTAGATTTAGAAATGGGTTTTATCGAAGACGAGAATGATGTTATGGATTTGGAGGTTAAATTTTTAAAATATCTCTTTAAATATTTAAAAAAAGAGTATGGTGAAATCTTGAAGGAATATAATGTGGAATTAGAAGAGATAAAAGAGATTCCCAGAATTCCTTTTTATGAAGCCAAAGAGATACTAAAAAGAGAATATCAGAAAGAGTTTTTGGGAAACGATTTAACACCAGAAGAGGAGAGATTGCTTTGCGATTACTCATTAAATAAATACGGAACAAATTTTGTCTTTATTACCAAATTTCCAAGGATTATTCGGCCCTTTTATACTATGCCTGATAAAAATTCAGATTATTCTCGTGGCTTTGATTTGCTTTATAAGGGAATGGAAGTGACTACCGGTAGCCAAAGAATTCACGATTATGATATGCTTTTTGAGAGCATCAGACATTTTGGTTATAATCCCGAGAACTTTAAATTTTATTTAGAGATTTTTAAATACGGAATGCCACCCCATGGTGGTTTAGCAATCGGTGCGGAAAGGCTTACCTGCCAGATATTAAATTTGAAAAATATTAGAGAGGCAAGTCTCTTTCCACGGGATAGATATCGGTTAGTGCCTTAA
- a CDS encoding HD domain-containing protein: protein MKRNQKVNLERLARDKEVIALIKSADKQLEMIGYTEHGLRHARLVAERSYYILKKLEYDERKAELAAITGFLHDIGNVVNRDKHEHMSAILAYQILKRMKMSYYEILEVVSALGNHHEEDGTPISEISAALIIADKSDVHRTRVRNPELVKFDIHDRVNYAVTKSVLTVDNKKRKIIFDLEIDTKIAPVMEYFEIFLNRMIMARRASLFLGCEFELYINQAKLI from the coding sequence ATGAAAAGGAATCAAAAAGTAAATTTAGAAAGATTGGCAAGGGATAAAGAGGTTATTGCGCTCATTAAATCGGCTGACAAGCAATTAGAGATGATCGGCTATACTGAACACGGTTTAAGACATGCACGGTTAGTAGCAGAAAGGAGTTATTATATTTTAAAAAAATTGGAATACGATGAAAGAAAGGCAGAACTCGCAGCAATTACTGGATTTCTACACGATATTGGTAATGTTGTCAATCGAGATAAGCACGAACACATGTCGGCAATTCTTGCTTACCAAATACTAAAGAGAATGAAAATGTCCTATTACGAAATTTTAGAAGTTGTTTCCGCATTGGGCAATCATCACGAAGAAGATGGAACTCCCATTTCTGAAATCTCTGCTGCTTTAATTATTGCTGATAAATCTGATGTCCATCGAACAAGGGTAAGAAATCCGGAATTAGTAAAGTTTGATATCCATGACCGAGTGAATTACGCAGTTACTAAATCGGTTTTAACCGTTGATAATAAAAAGAGAAAGATTATCTTTGACTTAGAAATTGATACCAAAATTGCTCCCGTAATGGAGTATTTTGAAATCTTTTTAAATCGGATGATAATGGCAAGAAGGGCTTCTTTATTTTTGGGATGTGAGTTTGAACTCTATATCAATCAAGCAAAGTTAATTTAA
- a CDS encoding Asp-tRNA(Asn)/Glu-tRNA(Gln) amidotransferase subunit GatC, whose product MEEIIKKVISLAKLSFPKEELENFIKECEKIVSYFQELKKIYRREEKNDQETGLIEECPLRKDEAKIGDRGFLKGLSNFKGGYFRIKKIL is encoded by the coding sequence ATGGAAGAAATAATAAAAAAGGTTATTTCCTTAGCGAAATTAAGTTTTCCCAAGGAAGAATTGGAAAATTTTATTAAAGAATGCGAAAAGATAGTAAGTTATTTTCAAGAGTTAAAAAAGATATATCGAAGAGAAGAAAAGAATGACCAAGAAACTGGTTTAATAGAAGAGTGTCCATTAAGAAAAGATGAAGCAAAAATTGGTGATCGTGGTTTCTTAAAAGGACTGTCTAATTTTAAAGGAGGCTATTTCCGAATAAAAAAGATTTTATAA
- the gatA gene encoding Asp-tRNA(Asn)/Glu-tRNA(Gln) amidotransferase subunit GatA, with amino-acid sequence MDILKLKINEIQNLIKRKELSYSELVKEVFKKIEENKELNAFISIFPERAIKKAEECDKEFDKFKEIPNPLFGIPLAVKDNIAYAGEKLTCASKILKDFISPYSATAVKKLEEKGAIIVGKTNLDEFAMGSSNEFSYFGPCLNPINKEYVPGGSSGGSAAAVGANIVPVALGSDTGGSVRQPAAFCGVCGLKPTYGRVSRFGLVAFASSLDVIGIISKYVEDCAIVLQAISGYDEFDSTSAKDPVHNYLPLKSNLKEAKIGISKDFFFEEMDSSLIKIYEDFFRLLEKEGTKISELSLPTIRYGIYAYHLIATCEASSNLARYDGVRYGLNLIAKDIDEFYTKVRSEGFGKEVKRRIVLGTYGLSKGYYEEYYGIGIKVRKVICEEFQKAFEKVDIILAPTSPTLPFKLGERLKDPIMMYLSDILTVPVSLAGLPALSIPLKYKINDFPISIQIIGRPFGEKEILDFAYGIEQL; translated from the coding sequence ATGGATATTTTAAAACTAAAGATTAATGAAATTCAAAATCTGATAAAAAGAAAAGAACTGAGTTATTCGGAATTGGTAAAAGAGGTGTTTAAAAAAATAGAAGAGAACAAAGAGTTGAATGCCTTTATTTCTATCTTTCCTGAAAGAGCAATAAAAAAAGCAGAAGAATGTGATAAAGAGTTCGATAAATTTAAAGAGATACCTAATCCCTTATTTGGTATACCACTGGCAGTAAAAGATAATATCGCGTATGCTGGTGAAAAACTTACTTGTGCTTCTAAAATTCTTAAAGATTTTATCTCACCCTATTCGGCAACAGCTGTTAAAAAGTTAGAAGAAAAAGGAGCTATTATTGTTGGCAAGACAAATTTAGACGAATTTGCTATGGGTTCTTCTAATGAGTTTTCTTATTTTGGTCCCTGTCTAAATCCGATAAACAAAGAATATGTACCTGGTGGTTCTTCAGGCGGCAGTGCGGCAGCGGTCGGAGCAAATATTGTTCCGGTTGCTTTGGGTTCTGATACCGGCGGTTCAGTAAGACAACCAGCAGCCTTTTGTGGTGTTTGTGGTTTAAAACCAACTTATGGTCGAGTATCAAGATTTGGTTTAGTTGCCTTTGCCTCCTCATTAGATGTGATCGGTATAATTTCTAAATATGTTGAAGATTGTGCTATTGTTTTACAAGCAATTAGTGGTTATGATGAGTTTGATTCTACTTCAGCAAAAGATCCGGTTCATAACTATTTACCTTTAAAGAGTAATTTAAAAGAAGCAAAAATCGGTATCTCCAAGGATTTCTTTTTTGAAGAAATGGATTCTTCTTTGATAAAGATTTATGAAGATTTCTTTAGATTATTAGAAAAAGAAGGAACAAAGATATCTGAACTTTCTTTGCCGACAATTAGATACGGAATTTATGCATATCATTTAATAGCTACTTGTGAAGCCTCTTCTAATTTGGCAAGATATGATGGGGTGCGGTATGGATTAAATCTAATAGCAAAAGATATCGATGAATTTTATACCAAAGTAAGAAGTGAAGGTTTTGGCAAAGAAGTAAAAAGAAGAATTGTTTTAGGTACCTATGGACTTTCCAAAGGATATTATGAAGAATATTATGGTATTGGCATAAAAGTAAGAAAGGTTATATGCGAAGAATTTCAAAAGGCTTTTGAGAAAGTTGATATAATTTTGGCTCCCACTTCACCAACCTTACCCTTTAAATTAGGCGAACGGTTAAAAGATCCAATAATGATGTATCTTTCTGATATTTTAACAGTTCCAGTATCCCTAGCTGGCCTACCAGCCTTATCAATTCCTTTGAAATATAAAATAAATGATTTCCCAATTTCAATCCAAATTATTGGTAGACCCTTTGGTGAGAAAGAGATATTAGATTTTGCCTATGGAATTGAACAATTATGA
- the gatB gene encoding Asp-tRNA(Asn)/Glu-tRNA(Gln) amidotransferase subunit GatB, which translates to MELNNYEVIIGLEIHCQLKTNSKLFCSCPAEFEKEPNINVCPICLGFPGVLPVLNKKAVELALKLALALNCEINKKSTFARKHYFYPDLPKGYQITQYKEPLAYNGYLLIDNKKIRIRRVHLEEDSGKLIHTANETLVDFNRAGVPLVEIVTEPDFRSPKEVVSFIEELKAILIYLDISDADMEKGNLRCEPNISLRYNNYPSERREIKNLNSLKNVYQALEYEIGYQKSLLEKGKKVERATLLWNEKEKRTEIMRAKEEEEDYRYFPEPDLPPLIIREEDILKIKEEIKELPKERKERLIREYNIKEEFAEIIIRDKNLCDYYENLMKLVKDKNLATNWLINEVLRILNEKNIKINDFPLKMEEFSYFLNLLSDNKLPMGNIKKIFYELVEKKITIKDLATLLPEKKEDWDRVIFEVLEKEKEVVEKYKKGKKGVIGYLIGQVVKKLEGKADPRKVKEKIIKILEED; encoded by the coding sequence ATGGAATTGAACAATTATGAAGTAATTATTGGTTTAGAAATTCATTGCCAATTAAAAACCAATTCAAAACTATTCTGTTCTTGTCCAGCAGAATTTGAAAAGGAACCAAATATTAATGTATGTCCTATCTGTTTGGGATTTCCCGGAGTATTGCCAGTTTTAAATAAAAAGGCAGTAGAACTTGCTTTGAAATTGGCATTAGCATTAAATTGTGAGATAAATAAGAAAAGTACTTTTGCCCGAAAACATTATTTTTATCCCGATTTGCCAAAGGGTTATCAGATAACCCAATATAAAGAACCTTTGGCTTATAATGGTTATCTTTTAATTGATAATAAAAAGATAAGAATTAGAAGGGTCCATTTAGAAGAAGATAGTGGGAAACTTATCCATACCGCCAATGAGACTTTGGTTGATTTTAATCGGGCAGGTGTTCCTTTGGTAGAGATTGTTACCGAACCTGATTTTCGTAGTCCAAAGGAAGTTGTCTCTTTTATTGAAGAGTTGAAAGCAATTTTAATCTACTTAGATATATCGGATGCTGATATGGAAAAAGGTAATTTAAGATGCGAACCTAATATCTCTTTGCGATATAATAATTATCCTTCAGAAAGAAGGGAGATAAAAAATTTAAATTCTCTAAAAAATGTCTATCAGGCGTTAGAATATGAGATTGGATATCAGAAAAGTTTATTGGAAAAAGGAAAGAAGGTAGAAAGGGCAACATTATTGTGGAATGAAAAAGAAAAAAGAACTGAGATAATGAGAGCAAAAGAAGAAGAGGAAGATTACCGTTATTTTCCTGAACCCGATTTACCACCATTAATTATTAGGGAAGAAGATATTTTAAAAATAAAGGAAGAGATAAAAGAACTTCCCAAAGAGAGAAAAGAAAGATTAATAAGGGAATATAATATAAAAGAAGAGTTTGCTGAGATAATTATTAGAGATAAAAATTTGTGTGATTATTATGAAAACCTAATGAAACTGGTAAAAGATAAAAATTTGGCTACCAATTGGCTGATTAACGAAGTGTTAAGGATTTTGAATGAAAAGAATATTAAGATTAATGATTTTCCTTTAAAGATGGAAGAGTTTAGTTATTTTCTAAATTTATTAAGTGATAATAAATTGCCAATGGGCAATATAAAGAAAATTTTTTATGAATTAGTAGAAAAAAAGATTACTATAAAAGATTTAGCCACCCTTTTGCCGGAAAAGAAAGAAGATTGGGATAGAGTTATCTTTGAAGTTTTAGAAAAAGAGAAAGAAGTTGTGGAAAAGTATAAGAAAGGAAAAAAAGGAGTTATTGGCTATCTAATTGGACAGGTGGTTAAGAAGTTAGAAGGTAAGGCAGATCCGAGGAAAGTAAAAGAGAAAATAATCAAGATTTTAGAAGAAGATTAA
- a CDS encoding ParB/RepB/Spo0J family partition protein, protein MKHKALGKGLSALISDETKRALENEVVYLKIEEIKPNPYQPRKLIDEKGLEELANSIKEKGILQPLVVRRTREGYQLIMGERRLRAAKMAGLNEVPVIVKNVSDSEMIEMALIENLHRDDLNPIEEALGYKSLIDEFNYTHDKVAEKVGKDRATVTNALRLLTLPPKVRDYVASNLISVGHAKILLSLPDRQSQELWAEKIIEEGLSVRQLEAKISSLGIKKRKRTKKEEKDPFLSDLEERLKNFLGTKVNILAKTKGGTIIIEYYSDEDLDRIINLIIK, encoded by the coding sequence ATGAAACATAAAGCATTAGGTAAAGGGCTTAGTGCCTTAATTTCTGATGAAACAAAAAGGGCGTTAGAAAATGAAGTAGTGTATTTAAAAATTGAAGAAATAAAACCAAATCCATATCAACCAAGAAAATTAATTGATGAAAAGGGTTTAGAGGAATTGGCTAATTCTATAAAGGAAAAAGGCATCTTACAACCATTGGTTGTCCGACGAACAAGAGAAGGTTACCAATTGATTATGGGAGAAAGAAGATTGCGTGCAGCAAAAATGGCTGGACTTAATGAGGTGCCAGTAATTGTCAAAAATGTGAGTGATTCAGAAATGATCGAAATGGCATTAATTGAAAACCTTCATCGGGATGACTTAAATCCAATAGAAGAAGCATTAGGTTATAAGAGTTTGATTGATGAGTTTAATTATACCCATGATAAGGTGGCAGAAAAAGTTGGCAAAGACCGAGCAACAGTAACTAATGCTTTAAGATTATTAACTCTGCCACCAAAGGTAAGGGATTATGTTGCGAGTAATTTGATTAGTGTTGGTCACGCCAAAATTCTCCTTTCGCTACCAGATAGACAGAGTCAAGAACTTTGGGCAGAAAAAATAATTGAAGAAGGCTTATCAGTAAGACAATTAGAGGCAAAAATTTCTTCCTTAGGAATAAAGAAAAGGAAAAGGACAAAAAAAGAAGAAAAAGACCCTTTTCTTAGTGATTTAGAAGAGAGGTTAAAGAACTTTCTTGGCACAAAGGTGAATATTTTGGCAAAAACCAAAGGCGGCACAATTATTATTGAATACTATTCAGACGAAGATTTAGACCGGATTATTAATCTGATAATAAAATAA